The Palaemon carinicauda isolate YSFRI2023 unplaced genomic scaffold, ASM3689809v2 scaffold8, whole genome shotgun sequence genome includes a window with the following:
- the LOC137637506 gene encoding zinc finger protein 527-like, producing MPKSINEYQCSCPRTSANISAHAQEHQRISVLMPKSISEYQCSCPRASANISAHAQEHQGISVLMPKSISEYQCSCPRASRNISAHAQEHQRISVLMPKSISEYQCSCPRASANISAHAQEHQGISVLMPKSISEYQCSCPRASRNISAHAQEHQRISVLMPKGIKEYQCSCPRASANISAHAQEHQRISVLMPKSINEYQCSCPRASANISAHAQGHQGISVLMPKSISEYQCSCPRASRNISAHAQEHQRISVLMPKSIKEYQCSCPRASRNISAHAQEHQRISVLMPKSISEYQCSCPRASANISAHAQEHQGISVLMPKSIKEYQCSCPRASANISAHAQEHQRISVLMPKSINEYQCSCPRASTNISAHAKTRL from the coding sequence ATGCCCAAGAGCATCAACGAATATCAGTGCTCATGCCCAAGAACATCAGCGAATATCAGTGCTCATGCCCAAGAGCATCAGCGAATATCAGTGCTCATGCCCAAGAGCATCAGCGAATATCAGTGCTCATGCCCAAGAGCATCAGCGAATATCAGTGCTCATGCCCAAGAGCATCAAGGAATATCAGTGCTCATGCCCAAGAGCATCAGCGAATATCAGTGCTCATGCCCAAGAGCATCAAGGAATATCAGTGCTCATGCCCAAGAGCATCAGCGAATATCAGTGCTCATGCCCAAGAGCATCAGCGAATATCAGTGCTCATGCCCAAGAGCATCAGCGAATATCAGTGCTCATGCCCAAGAGCATCAAGGAATATCAGTGCTCATGCCCAAGAGCATCAGCGAATATCAGTGCTCATGCCCAAGAGCATCAAGGAATATCAGTGCTCATGCCCAAGAGCATCAGCGAATATCAGTGCTCATGCCCAAGGGCATCAAGGAATATCAGTGCTCATGCCCAAGAGCATCAGCGAATATCAGTGCTCATGCCCAAGAGCATCAGCGAATATCAGTGCTCATGCCCAAGAGCATCAACGAATATCAGTGCTCATGCCCAAGAGCATCAGCGAATATCAGTGCTCATGCCCAAGGGCATCAAGGAATATCAGTGCTCATGCCCAAGAGCATCAGCGAATATCAGTGCTCATGCCCAAGAGCATCAAGGAATATCAGTGCTCATGCCCAAGAGCATCAGCGAATATCAGTGCTCATGCCCAAGAGCATCAAGGAATATCAGTGCTCATGCCCAAGAGCATCAAGGAATATCAGTGCTCATGCCCAAGAGCATCAGCGAATATCAGTGCTCATGCCCAAGAGCATCAGCGAATATCAGTGCTCATGCCCAAGAGCATCAGCGAATATCAGTGCTCATGCCCAAGAGCATCAAGGAATATCAGTGCTCATGCCCAAGAGCATCAAGGAATATCAGTGCTCATGCCCAAGAGCATCAGCGAATATCAGTGCTCATGCCCAAGAGCATCAGCGAATATCAGTGCTCATGCCCAAGAGCATCAACGAATATCAGTGCTCATGCCCAAGAGCATCAACGAATATCAGTGCTCATGCCAAAACAAGGTTGTGA